A single genomic interval of Thermus hydrothermalis harbors:
- a CDS encoding adenosylcobalamin-dependent ribonucleoside-diphosphate reductase — MEPYFFDEHAQAIAKRQYLQPEDGDILGMFRRVAREMAKVERPEARAYWEEKFYELMATKRFSPGGRILAGAGTAHGNLLNCFVQGATENPPESFAGIMEVARKLALVTKVGGGNGVNLDPYRSKGGRKRRPVQGVAYLAASHPDVEDFIRGLMRPPINPDGPKEEIALKNFARVVYGEVSPELKALAERYGVALAQEPPEDVIRVPDDMGGIVDAAKEAADRARRGLVAHVDFSLLRPEGAPIRGSGGTSSGPVSFLFEIFDNFLEWAALGAEEAGPVATLRYVYAPVLRVVRQGGTRRGAGMATLSIEHPDLLDFLTAKDLDREKAEGDISTFNISVLVSDAFMRALEEDALWPVTPIEVPGKYYPYPLEGPYTGKLPELPEREDGAKPIPLFGGKVPARWLWHEIAWHAWATGEPGLIFVDRINALSALKGLGERFWIRSTNPCGEIPLTVGEPCDLGALNLAAYVKDGEFQMETFRRDVHTAIRFLDNVLDVNRFALKDNEEAAKSLRRLGLGVMGLADALIKMGLPYDSEAAREKVYEIISAMREEAIKASEALAEERGPFPLYEAHREYFQELGIRPRRNVAVLTVAPTGTTSMLMGVSSGIEPVFSPFVWRRIGGEYKPLLHPLFVELMEAYPPAPGYEKDGKWDWDKIVEEIQRDGHGSVQNLSFVPEPIRRVFRCAHDIHPLDHVRMQGVVQRAFDAEGYAANSLSKCIAKGTLIPTSKGLIPVEEIAPPHPEDTFAPVDGLYTAEGYRITAHYFAGKKRGVRVRLDNGAELVGAWESHRVLTPQGWRLMRELKPGDLVLGKLVPAHGPGGAPISLEFPLRTNAKALPLPERMSPELALFLGMLAADGSTVESTGFVGIATKSPEVEATFREVVQRLFGTEPKVTVDKRTGVRNLYLTSRRLVRYVEALIGKGAAEKRVPRQILQGNAEEKLAFLKGLTLDGYARPDLGLVVYEGKSARLAYEAAEVARSFGLPQVYQGRKKVEAPKETYFVHSVVVSGPLQELVEPIEVHKRIPRVDRQYRVFVPEEVVEATRVGVHHPGYTNLRSVRSRGVSHVYNCTADRLGWPTEVLAFRVVEVEDVGEVEMYDIEVEEVHRYVVNGVLSHNTINLPHEATVADVEAAYAEAYRTGCKGITVYRDGSREFQVLTVKKEEKGKEKKAPEGEPQAAPASAPKREERPEGPVYERPGRLMGFTDMVKLLTPEGAKRSFLVTVNLLGDRPIEVILTSGKAGDEANADSEALGRVVSIALQYGVPPEAIIRTLRGINGGLYGSYQGRLVSSKADLIAVALETIPQAFKRGLPPEEAEAPLPLSGGGLALPGALTCPVCGEKALVREEGCYKCQACGYSKCG; from the coding sequence ATGGAGCCCTATTTCTTTGACGAGCACGCCCAAGCCATTGCCAAGCGGCAGTATCTCCAGCCCGAAGACGGGGACATCCTGGGCATGTTCCGCCGGGTGGCCCGGGAAATGGCCAAGGTGGAGCGCCCGGAGGCGCGGGCCTACTGGGAGGAGAAGTTCTACGAGCTCATGGCCACCAAGCGCTTCTCCCCGGGCGGGCGCATCCTGGCGGGGGCCGGTACCGCCCACGGCAACCTCCTCAACTGCTTCGTCCAAGGGGCCACGGAAAACCCTCCGGAAAGCTTTGCCGGCATCATGGAGGTGGCCAGAAAGCTCGCCCTGGTCACCAAGGTGGGCGGGGGGAACGGGGTGAACCTGGACCCCTACCGCTCCAAGGGCGGGAGGAAGCGGCGGCCCGTGCAGGGGGTGGCTTACCTGGCCGCAAGCCACCCCGATGTGGAGGACTTCATCCGCGGCCTCATGCGTCCCCCCATCAACCCCGATGGACCGAAAGAGGAAATCGCCCTGAAGAACTTTGCCCGGGTAGTCTACGGGGAGGTTTCTCCCGAGCTAAAGGCCTTGGCGGAGCGCTACGGGGTGGCCCTGGCCCAGGAACCCCCGGAGGACGTTATCCGGGTTCCCGATGACATGGGGGGCATCGTGGACGCCGCCAAGGAGGCGGCGGACCGGGCGAGGCGGGGGCTTGTCGCCCACGTGGACTTCTCCCTCCTTCGGCCCGAAGGGGCCCCCATCCGGGGTAGCGGGGGGACGAGCTCGGGCCCGGTGAGCTTCCTCTTTGAGATCTTTGACAACTTCTTGGAGTGGGCGGCCTTGGGGGCGGAAGAGGCGGGTCCCGTGGCCACCTTGCGCTACGTCTATGCCCCTGTGCTCCGGGTGGTGCGGCAGGGAGGTACCCGCCGTGGAGCGGGGATGGCCACCCTCTCCATTGAGCACCCGGACCTCTTGGACTTCCTCACCGCCAAGGACCTGGACCGGGAGAAGGCGGAAGGGGACATCTCCACCTTCAACATCTCCGTCCTGGTGAGCGACGCCTTCATGCGGGCCCTGGAGGAGGATGCCCTTTGGCCCGTGACCCCCATTGAGGTTCCCGGCAAGTACTACCCATACCCCCTGGAAGGCCCCTACACCGGGAAGCTCCCCGAGCTTCCCGAGCGGGAGGACGGGGCCAAGCCCATCCCGCTCTTTGGGGGCAAGGTCCCTGCCCGTTGGCTTTGGCACGAGATCGCCTGGCACGCCTGGGCCACGGGGGAGCCGGGGCTCATCTTCGTGGACCGCATCAACGCCCTTTCGGCGCTGAAGGGGTTGGGGGAGCGTTTTTGGATTCGTTCCACTAACCCGTGCGGTGAAATCCCACTCACCGTGGGCGAGCCCTGCGACCTCGGGGCTTTGAACCTCGCCGCCTACGTGAAGGACGGGGAGTTCCAGATGGAAACCTTCCGCCGGGACGTGCATACCGCCATCCGCTTCCTGGACAACGTCCTGGACGTGAACCGCTTCGCCCTCAAGGACAACGAGGAGGCGGCGAAAAGCCTGAGGCGCCTGGGTCTTGGGGTCATGGGCCTGGCGGACGCCCTCATCAAGATGGGCCTCCCCTACGACTCCGAGGCGGCCCGGGAGAAGGTCTACGAGATCATCTCCGCCATGCGGGAGGAGGCCATCAAGGCCTCGGAGGCCCTCGCCGAGGAAAGGGGCCCCTTCCCCCTCTACGAGGCGCACCGGGAGTACTTCCAGGAGCTCGGCATCCGCCCCCGGCGCAACGTGGCCGTCCTCACCGTGGCCCCCACGGGCACCACCAGCATGCTCATGGGGGTTAGCAGCGGGATTGAGCCCGTCTTTAGTCCCTTCGTCTGGCGGAGGATCGGCGGGGAGTACAAGCCCCTCCTCCACCCCCTCTTCGTGGAGCTCATGGAGGCCTACCCGCCCGCCCCCGGCTACGAGAAGGACGGGAAGTGGGACTGGGACAAGATCGTTGAGGAGATCCAACGGGACGGCCACGGCTCCGTGCAGAACCTCTCCTTCGTGCCCGAGCCCATCCGCAGGGTCTTCCGGTGCGCCCACGACATCCACCCCTTGGACCACGTGCGCATGCAGGGAGTGGTGCAACGGGCCTTTGACGCCGAGGGGTACGCCGCCAACTCCCTATCTAAGTGCATCGCCAAGGGCACCCTGATTCCTACCTCCAAAGGGCTCATCCCCGTTGAGGAGATCGCCCCACCCCATCCCGAGGACACCTTTGCCCCGGTGGACGGCTTGTACACGGCGGAGGGATACCGCATCACCGCCCACTACTTCGCTGGCAAGAAGAGGGGGGTTCGGGTGCGCCTAGACAATGGGGCGGAGTTGGTGGGTGCGTGGGAGAGCCACCGCGTCCTCACTCCCCAGGGTTGGCGCCTGATGCGGGAGCTTAAGCCCGGAGACCTCGTTTTGGGCAAGCTGGTTCCCGCCCATGGTCCTGGGGGAGCCCCTATTTCGCTAGAGTTTCCCCTGCGCACCAACGCCAAGGCCCTTCCTCTGCCCGAAAGGATGAGCCCCGAACTGGCCCTCTTTCTGGGCATGTTGGCCGCGGACGGTTCCACGGTGGAGAGCACCGGTTTTGTGGGCATAGCCACCAAGAGCCCGGAGGTGGAAGCGACCTTCCGAGAGGTGGTCCAACGGCTCTTCGGCACGGAACCCAAGGTAACGGTGGACAAACGCACGGGGGTGCGCAACCTGTACCTTACCTCCAGGCGCCTGGTCCGTTACGTGGAGGCTTTAATCGGCAAGGGGGCCGCTGAAAAGCGGGTGCCGCGCCAGATCCTTCAGGGAAACGCCGAGGAGAAGCTCGCTTTCCTTAAGGGGCTGACCTTGGATGGCTATGCTCGTCCGGACTTGGGCCTCGTGGTCTACGAGGGCAAGAGTGCCCGGCTTGCTTACGAGGCTGCGGAGGTGGCCCGGAGCTTCGGGTTGCCCCAGGTGTACCAGGGGCGCAAGAAAGTAGAAGCACCTAAGGAGACATACTTCGTCCATTCGGTGGTCGTTTCGGGTCCCCTGCAGGAACTGGTGGAGCCTATTGAGGTCCATAAACGCATTCCCCGGGTGGACAGGCAGTACAGGGTGTTCGTTCCGGAGGAGGTTGTGGAGGCCACCCGCGTGGGGGTGCACCATCCTGGGTACACAAACCTAAGGTCGGTGCGGAGCAGGGGGGTTTCCCACGTTTACAACTGCACCGCGGACCGTCTGGGTTGGCCCACGGAGGTGTTGGCCTTTAGGGTGGTGGAGGTGGAGGATGTGGGCGAGGTGGAAATGTACGACATAGAGGTGGAGGAGGTCCACCGCTATGTGGTGAACGGCGTCCTCTCCCACAACACCATCAACCTGCCCCATGAGGCCACGGTGGCGGACGTGGAGGCGGCCTACGCCGAGGCCTACCGCACGGGGTGCAAGGGGATTACCGTCTACCGGGATGGCTCCCGGGAGTTCCAGGTGCTCACGGTGAAGAAAGAAGAGAAGGGCAAGGAGAAAAAGGCGCCCGAAGGGGAGCCCCAGGCGGCCCCAGCAAGCGCGCCAAAGCGGGAGGAGAGGCCAGAAGGTCCCGTCTACGAGCGCCCGGGGCGCCTCATGGGCTTTACGGACATGGTGAAGCTCCTTACCCCCGAGGGGGCCAAGCGGAGCTTCCTCGTCACGGTGAACCTCCTCGGGGATAGGCCCATTGAGGTCATCCTCACCTCGGGGAAGGCGGGGGACGAGGCCAACGCCGATAGCGAAGCCCTGGGCCGGGTGGTGTCCATCGCCCTCCAGTACGGGGTGCCCCCCGAGGCCATCATCCGGACCCTTAGGGGCATCAACGGGGGGCTTTACGGGAGCTACCAGGGGAGGCTCGTGTCCAGCAAGGCGGACCTCATCGCCGTGGCCCTGGAGACCATTCCCCAGGCCTTCAAACGGGGCCTTCCCCCCGAGGAGGCGGAAGCCCCCCTGCCGCTTTCCGGGGGAGGCCTCGCCCTCCCTGGGGCTTTGACCTGCCCGGTGTGCGGGGAGAAGGCGTTGGTGCGGGAAGAGGGCTGCTACAAGTGCCAGGCCTGCGGCTACTCCAAGTGCGGCTAG
- a CDS encoding phosphoribosylanthranilate isomerase, with the protein MRVKICGLTRLEDALLAEALGAHALGFVLAPGSKRRLAPEAAREISRALGPLVVRVGVFRDQPPGEVLRLMEEARLQVAQLHGEEPPEWAEAIGRFFPVIKAFPLEGPARPEWAHYPAWAFLLDSRLPGSGEPYPREWAKPLLATGKRVILAGGITPENALEALALRPYAIDLASGVEAAAGVKSPEKLKALFARVRAFMMGA; encoded by the coding sequence GTGCGGGTGAAGATCTGCGGTCTCACCCGCCTCGAGGACGCCCTCCTCGCTGAGGCGCTCGGGGCCCACGCCCTGGGCTTCGTCCTGGCCCCCGGGTCCAAAAGGCGCCTGGCCCCGGAAGCGGCCCGGGAGATCTCCCGGGCCCTGGGGCCTTTGGTGGTGCGGGTGGGGGTCTTCCGGGACCAGCCCCCCGGGGAGGTTTTGAGGCTCATGGAGGAGGCCCGGCTCCAGGTGGCCCAGCTCCACGGGGAGGAGCCCCCGGAGTGGGCGGAGGCCATCGGCCGCTTCTTCCCCGTCATCAAGGCCTTCCCCCTGGAGGGCCCCGCCAGGCCGGAGTGGGCCCACTACCCTGCCTGGGCCTTCCTCCTGGATAGCCGCCTCCCGGGAAGCGGCGAGCCCTACCCCAGGGAGTGGGCCAAGCCCCTCCTCGCCACGGGCAAGCGGGTGATCCTCGCCGGGGGGATCACCCCGGAGAACGCCCTCGAGGCCCTGGCCCTCCGGCCCTACGCCATTGACCTGGCGAGCGGGGTGGAGGCGGCGGCGGGGGTGAAGAGCCCGGAGAAGCTTAAGGCCCTTTTCGCCCGGGTGCGGGCCTTTATGATGGGGGCGTGA
- a CDS encoding inositol monophosphatase family protein, which translates to MAMLEAADLARGIHAYYLAKGFTQGTKSGPTDLVTQADREAEAAIRELLLARFPEAGFLGEEGGSEGGKALRFIVDPLDGTVNYAHGFPFYGVSLALEVEGVVQAGVVMDTARGEVFYALRGGGAYLDGRPIRVTERAELLGSLLATGFPYDVAQDPENLTYFARALRRGLLVRRPGAAALDLAYVAAGRLEGFWEVKLNPWDVAAGWLLVEEAGGKVTDLEGRPYRLGHRYIVATNGRIHEALLRTLRED; encoded by the coding sequence ATGGCCATGCTGGAGGCGGCGGACCTCGCCCGGGGCATCCACGCCTACTACCTGGCCAAGGGCTTCACCCAGGGGACCAAGTCGGGCCCCACGGACCTGGTGACCCAGGCGGACCGGGAGGCGGAGGCGGCCATCCGGGAACTCCTCCTCGCCCGCTTCCCCGAGGCGGGGTTCTTGGGGGAGGAGGGGGGAAGCGAGGGGGGAAAGGCCCTCCGCTTCATCGTGGACCCCTTGGACGGCACGGTGAACTACGCCCACGGCTTCCCCTTCTACGGGGTTTCCCTGGCCCTGGAGGTGGAGGGGGTGGTCCAGGCGGGGGTGGTGATGGACACCGCCCGGGGGGAGGTCTTCTACGCCCTGAGGGGCGGGGGGGCGTACCTGGACGGGCGGCCCATCCGGGTCACGGAGCGGGCGGAGTTGCTGGGAAGCCTCCTCGCCACGGGCTTCCCCTACGACGTGGCCCAGGACCCGGAGAACCTCACCTACTTCGCCCGGGCCCTGAGGCGGGGGCTTCTCGTGCGGCGGCCGGGGGCGGCCGCCTTGGACCTGGCCTACGTGGCGGCGGGCCGCCTCGAGGGCTTCTGGGAAGTGAAGCTCAACCCCTGGGACGTGGCGGCGGGGTGGCTTTTGGTGGAGGAGGCGGGGGGGAAGGTCACGGACCTGGAGGGGAGGCCCTACCGCCTGGGCCACCGCTACATCGTGGCCACCAACGGCCGCATCCACGAGGCTTTGCTCCGGACCCTCCGGGAAGACTAG
- a CDS encoding flavin reductase family protein, which yields MDLEAKKKVLRSFTYGLYILTAKDGEDYAAGTVNWVTQASFTPPLIALGVKRDSHLHALIERTGKLALMTLAADQKAIAQDFFKPTQREGNTLNGHPFAPSPTLGLPLLTELPYWLEAEVRHLYPGGDHSVVVAEVVGAGVRYEAKPLVMWDTGWFYGG from the coding sequence ATGGACCTGGAGGCCAAGAAGAAGGTCCTAAGGAGCTTCACCTACGGCCTTTACATCCTCACGGCCAAAGACGGCGAGGACTACGCTGCCGGCACGGTGAACTGGGTGACCCAAGCCTCCTTCACCCCGCCCCTCATTGCCCTGGGGGTGAAGCGGGATAGCCACCTCCACGCCCTCATAGAGCGCACGGGGAAACTCGCCCTCATGACCCTCGCCGCCGACCAGAAGGCCATCGCCCAGGACTTCTTCAAGCCCACGCAGAGGGAGGGGAACACCCTAAACGGCCACCCCTTTGCGCCTTCCCCCACCCTGGGCCTCCCCCTCCTCACCGAACTCCCCTACTGGCTCGAGGCCGAGGTGCGCCACCTCTACCCCGGCGGGGACCACAGCGTGGTGGTGGCGGAGGTGGTGGGGGCGGGGGTGCGGTACGAGGCCAAGCCCCTCGTCATGTGGGACACGGGCTGGTTCTACGGGGGCTAG
- a CDS encoding DNA-formamidopyrimidine glycosylase, with product MPELPEVETTRRRLLPLLKGKPLLRVRHQDPLRYRHTERAEGKRILDIGRRGKFLLFALSGGLEMVVHLGMTGGFRLEATPHTRATLEFPSFPLHFHDPRRFGRIWVVEGGNYQEIPLLSRLGPEPLSEDFRLEGFLQGLRRSAKPLKALLLDQTLAAGVGNIYADEALFRARLHPLRRAKELRPEEGERLFRALKEVLAEALALGGSTLSDQSYRQPDGLPGSFQERHAVYGREGLPCPACGAPIRRQVVAGRSAHFCPRCQG from the coding sequence GTGCCTGAGCTGCCCGAGGTGGAAACCACGAGGCGCCGCCTCCTCCCCCTCCTAAAGGGGAAACCCCTCCTAAGGGTGCGCCACCAGGACCCCCTGCGCTACCGCCACACGGAACGGGCGGAAGGAAAGCGCATCCTGGACATCGGGCGCCGGGGGAAGTTCCTCCTCTTCGCCCTTTCCGGGGGGCTGGAGATGGTGGTCCACCTGGGGATGACGGGGGGCTTCCGCCTCGAGGCCACCCCCCACACCCGGGCCACCCTGGAGTTCCCCTCCTTCCCCCTCCACTTCCACGACCCCCGGCGCTTCGGCCGCATCTGGGTGGTGGAAGGGGGAAACTACCAGGAAATTCCCCTCCTAAGCCGCCTCGGCCCCGAGCCCCTTTCGGAAGATTTCCGACTGGAAGGCTTCCTCCAAGGGCTTCGCCGAAGCGCCAAGCCCCTCAAGGCCCTCCTCCTGGACCAGACCCTGGCGGCGGGGGTGGGGAACATCTACGCCGACGAGGCCCTCTTTCGGGCCCGCCTCCACCCCTTGCGCCGGGCCAAGGAACTCCGCCCCGAGGAGGGGGAAAGGCTTTTCAGGGCCCTAAAGGAGGTCCTGGCCGAGGCCCTCGCCCTTGGGGGAAGCACGCTTTCCGACCAAAGCTACCGGCAGCCCGACGGCCTCCCCGGAAGCTTCCAGGAGCGCCACGCCGTCTACGGGCGGGAAGGCCTCCCCTGCCCCGCCTGCGGCGCGCCCATCCGGCGGCAGGTGGTGGCGGGGCGGAGCGCCCACTTCTGCCCCCGGTGCCAGGGCTAG
- a CDS encoding thiol-disulfide oxidoreductase DCC family protein, with amino-acid sequence MRVLIDAQCPYCRALGEALKALDLGKALRVEPLQGATDLEKEALLRELHVLEGERVYRGYGALLHLARRLPLLWPLFPFLYLLSPLGKPLYRLLAARRPRA; translated from the coding sequence ATGCGGGTGCTGATTGACGCCCAGTGCCCCTACTGCCGGGCCTTGGGAGAGGCCCTAAAGGCCCTGGACCTGGGGAAGGCCCTTCGGGTGGAGCCCCTACAAGGGGCCACGGACCTGGAAAAGGAGGCCCTTCTCCGGGAGCTCCACGTCCTGGAGGGGGAAAGGGTCTACCGGGGCTATGGGGCACTCCTCCACCTGGCCCGCCGCCTCCCCCTCCTTTGGCCCCTTTTCCCCTTCCTCTACCTCCTAAGCCCTTTGGGGAAGCCCCTTTACCGCCTCCTGGCGGCGCGGAGGCCCCGTGCCTGA
- a CDS encoding acyl-CoA thioesterase, with protein MEARTLELVFPEHTNPLGAAFGGFVLGLMDKVGSYAAARYAKKPVVTVAVGSVEFKVPIRTGDLLEVVARVVRVGRTSLTVEVEVYKERFGHENGRTLATKGTLTYVAVNEKGEPVPVEAHAGAD; from the coding sequence ATGGAGGCGCGGACCCTCGAGCTCGTCTTCCCCGAGCACACCAACCCCTTGGGGGCGGCCTTTGGCGGCTTCGTCCTGGGCCTTATGGACAAGGTGGGCTCCTACGCCGCCGCCCGCTACGCCAAAAAGCCCGTGGTCACCGTGGCGGTGGGGAGCGTGGAGTTCAAGGTGCCCATCCGCACCGGGGACCTCCTGGAGGTGGTGGCCCGGGTGGTGCGGGTGGGGCGCACCTCCTTGACCGTGGAGGTGGAGGTGTACAAGGAACGCTTCGGCCACGAAAACGGCCGCACCCTCGCCACCAAGGGCACCCTCACCTACGTGGCGGTGAACGAGAAGGGGGAGCCCGTCCCCGTGGAGGCCCATGCGGGTGCTGATTGA
- a CDS encoding 4a-hydroxytetrahydrobiopterin dehydratase → MDWEVRQDPERLYKRFRFKDFREALAFANRVGELAEAQGHHPRLTVAWGQVEVEWWTHSAGGITEKDREMARLTDSLL, encoded by the coding sequence ATGGACTGGGAGGTGCGCCAAGACCCCGAGCGCCTCTACAAGCGCTTCCGCTTCAAGGACTTCCGGGAGGCCCTGGCCTTCGCCAACCGGGTGGGGGAACTGGCCGAGGCCCAGGGCCACCACCCCCGCCTCACCGTGGCCTGGGGCCAAGTGGAGGTGGAGTGGTGGACCCACAGCGCCGGGGGCATCACGGAGAAGGACCGGGAGATGGCCCGCCTCACGGATAGCCTCCTGTAG
- the rplU gene encoding 50S ribosomal protein L21: MYAIVKTGGKQYRVEPGLKLRVEKLAAEPGSQVELPVLLLGGEGIRVGTPFVEGAKVVAEVLAHGRGKKITISKFKAKVQYRRKKGHRQPYTEILIKEIQG, from the coding sequence ATGTACGCAATCGTCAAGACGGGTGGAAAGCAGTACCGGGTGGAGCCCGGGCTTAAGCTCAGGGTGGAGAAGCTGGCCGCCGAGCCCGGCAGCCAGGTGGAGCTCCCCGTCCTGCTCTTGGGGGGCGAGGGAATACGGGTAGGGACCCCCTTCGTGGAGGGGGCCAAGGTGGTGGCCGAGGTGCTGGCCCACGGCCGGGGCAAGAAGATCACCATCTCCAAGTTCAAGGCCAAGGTTCAGTACCGGCGCAAGAAGGGGCACCGCCAGCCCTACACCGAGATCCTCATCAAGGAAATCCAGGGGTGA
- the rpmA gene encoding 50S ribosomal protein L27 gives MAHKKGLGSTKNGRDSQAKRLGVKRYGGQVVRAGNILVRQRGTKFKPGKNVGMGRDFTLFALVDGVVEFQDKGRLGRYVHVRPLA, from the coding sequence ATGGCGCATAAAAAGGGTCTAGGTTCTACCAAAAACGGCCGCGACTCCCAGGCCAAGCGCTTGGGCGTGAAGCGTTACGGCGGCCAGGTGGTGCGGGCGGGTAACATCCTGGTCCGCCAGCGGGGCACCAAGTTCAAGCCGGGCAAGAACGTGGGCATGGGCCGGGACTTCACCCTCTTCGCCCTGGTGGACGGGGTGGTGGAGTTCCAGGACAAGGGGCGTCTAGGCCGGTACGTGCACGTGCGCCCCTTGGCGTAA